The Sulfurimonas lithotrophica genome includes a region encoding these proteins:
- a CDS encoding pyridoxal phosphate-dependent aminotransferase, with amino-acid sequence MTNRINSLSESITIAITTLSQELKAEGKDILSFSAGEPDFGTPQVIKDAAIKAINDEHTKYTAVDGVPALKKAIAGKLKRDNGLTYEPNQIITNNGAKHTLFNLFSATIENGAEVIIPAPYWVTYPELVKYCGGKVVEIQTDDTTGFKITPEQLKAAITPKTKMLILTIPSNPTGAVYSKDELTAIAKVLEGTDIMVASDEMYEKLTYDGEFVSCASISDDMYKRTVTINGLSKSVAMTGWRFGYMAAADTELVKATKKLQSQSTSNINSITQYAAIAGLDGSADADIAMMKKAFVQRRDEAVKLINEIEGLSVLKPDGAFYLFVNTKEITQDTLTFAKELLDKKLVAVVPGEAFGTPGYFRLSFATDLDTIREGIKRIEEFVKENY; translated from the coding sequence ATGACTAATCGCATAAACTCACTATCTGAGTCTATTACTATTGCTATAACAACATTATCTCAAGAATTAAAAGCTGAAGGTAAAGATATACTTAGCTTCTCAGCCGGCGAACCTGACTTTGGTACACCTCAAGTTATTAAAGACGCAGCTATAAAAGCTATAAATGACGAGCACACGAAATATACTGCCGTTGACGGTGTCCCTGCACTAAAAAAAGCTATTGCCGGAAAACTAAAAAGAGATAACGGTTTGACCTATGAGCCTAACCAAATCATCACAAACAACGGTGCTAAGCATACATTGTTCAATCTATTCTCTGCAACTATCGAAAATGGTGCGGAAGTTATAATACCTGCTCCATACTGGGTTACATATCCTGAACTTGTTAAATATTGCGGCGGTAAAGTCGTAGAGATTCAAACAGATGATACAACAGGGTTTAAAATAACTCCCGAGCAGTTAAAAGCGGCAATAACACCTAAAACAAAAATGTTAATTTTAACTATACCTTCAAATCCAACCGGTGCCGTATATTCAAAAGACGAATTGACTGCTATCGCAAAAGTTTTAGAAGGAACCGACATCATGGTTGCAAGTGATGAAATGTATGAAAAACTGACATATGACGGTGAATTCGTATCATGTGCTTCTATAAGTGATGATATGTATAAACGTACAGTTACAATAAACGGTCTTTCAAAATCTGTTGCTATGACGGGATGGAGATTCGGTTACATGGCAGCTGCAGATACGGAACTTGTAAAAGCTACGAAAAAACTTCAATCACAAAGTACATCAAACATAAACTCTATTACTCAATACGCTGCAATAGCCGGGCTTGACGGTAGTGCAGATGCGGATATAGCTATGATGAAAAAAGCGTTTGTACAACGTAGAGACGAAGCTGTAAAGCTTATAAATGAAATAGAAGGTTTAAGTGTTTTAAAACCGGACGGTGCATTTTATCTTTTTGTAAATACTAAAGAGATAACACAAGACACACTTACATTTGCCAAAGAACTGCTTGATAAAAAACTTGTCGCCGTAGTTCCTGGTGAAGCCTTTGGAACTCCTGGTTATTTTAGGTTAAGTTTTGCAACAGACCTTGATACGATTCGTGAAGGTATCAAAAGAATAGAAGAATTTGTAAAAGAGAACTACTAG
- the lpxD gene encoding UDP-3-O-(3-hydroxymyristoyl)glucosamine N-acyltransferase has product MTLKELVANIGIELESDGFEVTAMNTLSDATASEISFVANPKYLKDVAKSKAGAILIDEANKDAVPEGSIALVVESPYWDMATLSKFFSTPIEDDNLPEAKIGEGSKVSAKAEIANGATVGKNCIIMAGAYVGANSKIGDNTILYPNVIVYKECEIGSDCIIHAGTVIGSDGFGFASNKMGEHNKIYHNGNVVIGDDVEIGSNTTIDRAVFGSTIVKTGARIDNLIQIGHNCVFGEYSVAAAQSGFAGSTKIGKSNVFGAQAGTAGHLEIAPFNTFAARTGITKTIKTSGKTYAGFPFMEHKIWLKIQGKLARLVK; this is encoded by the coding sequence ATGACCCTAAAAGAATTAGTAGCAAATATTGGTATTGAGTTAGAAAGTGACGGATTTGAAGTTACGGCTATGAATACACTCTCAGATGCTACGGCTAGCGAAATTTCTTTTGTTGCTAATCCTAAATATCTTAAAGATGTAGCTAAGTCCAAAGCAGGTGCAATACTAATAGACGAAGCGAATAAAGATGCAGTTCCTGAAGGATCTATAGCTTTAGTCGTTGAATCTCCATATTGGGATATGGCTACTTTATCTAAATTCTTTTCTACACCTATAGAGGATGACAATTTACCAGAAGCAAAAATAGGTGAGGGTAGTAAAGTATCAGCTAAAGCAGAGATTGCAAATGGAGCTACAGTAGGTAAAAACTGCATAATTATGGCTGGTGCATATGTTGGAGCAAATTCCAAAATAGGTGATAATACTATACTTTATCCAAATGTAATCGTATATAAAGAGTGCGAAATCGGAAGCGATTGTATTATTCATGCAGGTACGGTAATCGGAAGTGACGGTTTTGGTTTTGCTTCAAATAAAATGGGCGAGCATAATAAAATTTATCATAACGGTAATGTTGTAATAGGCGATGATGTTGAAATTGGTTCAAATACTACAATTGACAGAGCAGTTTTCGGCTCAACTATAGTAAAAACAGGTGCCAGAATTGATAATTTGATACAAATCGGACATAATTGTGTATTTGGTGAATACTCCGTAGCAGCTGCCCAGAGTGGTTTTGCAGGTTCGACAAAAATCGGAAAAAGTAATGTATTTGGTGCTCAAGCCGGAACGGCAGGACATTTAGAGATAGCACCGTTTAATACTTTTGCCGCAAGAACAGGTATTACAAAAACCATAAAAACAAGTGGAAAAACTTATGCAGGTTTTCCTTTTATGGAACATAAAATATGGTTAAAAATTCAAGGAAAGCTAGCTAGATTGGTTAAGTAG
- the ilvN gene encoding acetolactate synthase small subunit produces MLHENSERRVVSVIVVNESSVLSRITDLFSARGYNITSLTVAPIPESKYSRLTIVTSGSVRVIEQITKQLHKLIPVYRVYEHADLVEKEMAMVKFPVAENITDINTLCEAYNGKIVNVGENIIIAMVADEPKRVDNFLKIIQRYNPKEIVRSGAVALER; encoded by the coding sequence CGTTGTAAATGAATCTAGTGTATTATCTCGTATAACAGACCTTTTCTCTGCACGTGGGTACAATATAACATCATTGACTGTAGCTCCGATTCCTGAGAGTAAATACTCAAGACTTACAATAGTTACATCCGGAAGTGTCCGTGTGATAGAACAAATAACTAAACAACTTCATAAACTTATACCTGTATATAGAGTTTATGAACATGCTGATTTAGTTGAGAAAGAGATGGCTATGGTTAAGTTCCCCGTAGCCGAAAATATTACGGATATAAATACTCTTTGTGAAGCTTATAACGGAAAAATTGTCAACGTTGGTGAAAATATTATTATCGCTATGGTTGCGGATGAGCCAAAAAGAGTCGATAATTTTTTAAAGATTATCCAAAGATATAACCCAAAAGAGATCGTTAGAAGCGGTGCTGTTGCACTAGAGAGGTAG
- the upp gene encoding uracil phosphoribosyltransferase, whose product MIYELSNPLTNTLITHLRDKNTQAQQFRHTIAELTKQLTYEALKDFPLIQKNIATWHGNKKFETIKEEDIVVVTVLRAGLPMLDSVMELLPNCVAGFLAMKRDENTHKSVLYYDRLPKCKNKTILLVDPMVATGGSMCDAIELIKSKGVSKIISLNIIGSPEGLKKLSSKHPDVDIYIAQIDEKLDINKYIIPGLGDAGDRSYNTQD is encoded by the coding sequence TTGATTTACGAACTATCAAATCCACTTACAAATACACTTATCACTCATCTGAGAGATAAAAATACTCAAGCTCAACAATTCAGGCATACTATTGCTGAACTTACTAAACAACTCACATATGAAGCACTTAAAGATTTTCCGCTAATACAAAAAAATATAGCTACATGGCACGGCAATAAAAAATTTGAAACAATTAAAGAGGAAGATATAGTAGTAGTAACGGTTTTAAGAGCAGGTTTACCTATGCTCGATAGCGTAATGGAACTTCTACCTAACTGTGTCGCAGGTTTTTTAGCTATGAAAAGGGATGAAAATACACATAAAAGCGTGCTTTACTATGATAGATTACCAAAGTGTAAAAATAAAACGATTCTTTTGGTTGATCCTATGGTTGCGACAGGCGGTTCTATGTGTGATGCGATAGAACTCATCAAAAGTAAAGGTGTATCTAAAATTATTTCTCTAAATATTATCGGCTCACCCGAAGGATTAAAAAAGTTAAGTTCTAAACATCCGGATGTGGATATTTATATCGCTCAAATAGATGAAAAACTAGATATAAATAAGTATATTATCCCCGGTCTTGGAGACGCAGGGGATAGATCTTATAATACTCAGGATTAG